From the genome of Nakamurella flavida:
GCTGTAGACCAGGTACAGCAGCGGCAGCAGCAGCCACAGCAGGGCCCGCCGCAGCGGGATCGCACCGACCCGGCTCGCGAACAGCCAGTCGGCGATGACGGCGATCGGCATGAGGTAGTGCAGCACCGTGTTGTCCCAGGGCACTGCGGTGAGCGTGGACGCGGGGTATCCCGAGAGCAGCACGATGAAGATCAGCAGCGTCGTCGTCATGCAGAACGTGACCGCGCCGCGGAAGAGGTCCAGGCCGTGGGAGGACCGCCCCTGCGCGAGCGCGAAGCCGCTGACGAGCAGGCTCGCCACCGCGAGAGCGTTCGACTCGACGGTGAAGTAGCTGAAGAAGTCCCCCGGGACGAAGCGGTTCCGGGCCACGAGGGTGGCCACCTCGGTGACCAGCGCACTGAACCCGAGGAGCGCGAACAGCACCTTGGCCACGACGGTCACCCGGCGCCGACCGGCGGTCGGATCGGCACCGGCCGGCTGTGCGTCGTGGACGGTGACCATCTCGAACCCCCGGGGCTGGACGACCTGCACGTGGCACCGGCCGGACCCGAACGGTGAGATGCCGAACCTATCCGGGTCGGGCCGACCGTGCCGCCCGCCGAGCCGTCAGCCCGGGCCCATCAACCAGGTGTCCTTCGACCCGCCACCCTGGGAGGAGTTGACCAGCAGCCCTTCCGAGGCCAGCGCCACCCGGGAGAGTCCCACCGGGGCGACCACCGTGTCCTTCCCGGAGATCACGAACACCCGTAGATCGACGTGCCGGGGCTGCAGGCGTCCGTCCAGGAACGTCGGGTGGGTGGAGAAGTGGATGACCTCCTGGGCGATGTACCGGTGCGGCGCGGCGGCGACGACCGCCTCCAGCCGCTCCACCTGCCCGCGGGTCAGCTCGGGGCCGATCATCACCCCGGCGCCGCCCGACCCGTCGATGGGTTTGACCACGAGATCGCCCATCCGGCCCTTCACCGCCGCGTACTGGTTGGGGTCGGCCAGCACCCAGGTGCCGACGTCGGCCAGG
Proteins encoded in this window:
- a CDS encoding Pr6Pr family membrane protein, with protein sequence MQVVQPRGFEMVTVHDAQPAGADPTAGRRRVTVVAKVLFALLGFSALVTEVATLVARNRFVPGDFFSYFTVESNALAVASLLVSGFALAQGRSSHGLDLFRGAVTFCMTTTLLIFIVLLSGYPASTLTAVPWDNTVLHYLMPIAVIADWLFASRVGAIPLRRALLWLLLPLLYLVYSLIRGPIVDWYPYPFMDPSVRGYSGVAITSVVLAVVLALVAVAVAFVARWTPVGTRR